Proteins from a single region of Felis catus isolate Fca126 chromosome B4, F.catus_Fca126_mat1.0, whole genome shotgun sequence:
- the NCKAP5L gene encoding nck-associated protein 5-like isoform X3, giving the protein MSEAMEQPATSPGKPRPGEGGDGGTETGTCQELLHRLRELEAENSALAQANENQRETYERCLDEVANHVVQALLNQKDLREECIKLKKRVFDLERQNQMLSALFQQKLQLTTGSLPQIPLTPLQPPSEPPASPSLSSVEGPTTSLPLGHCTGQREVCWEQQLRPGGPGPPAALPPALDALSPFLRKKAQILEVLRALEETDPLLLCSPATPWRPPSEGPGSPEPINGELCGPPQPEPSSWAPYLLLGPGSLGGLLHWERLLGGPGGEEGAGRPWGPSRVSSQAQGTGSGPPCAPGSSSSSSSDEAGDPNEAPSPDTLLGALARKQLNLGQLLEDTESYLQAFLAGAAGPLSGDQPGPGQPSSPDQGPPQLSKSKGLPKSAWGGGTPEAHRPGFGATSEGQGPLPFLSMFMGAGDAPLGSRPGHPYSSSQVKSKLQIGPPSPGEAQGPLLPSPARGLKFLKLPPASEKVPSPGGPQLSPQLPRNSRIPCRNSGSDGSPSPLLARRGLGGGELSPEGAQALPTSPSPCSTALDSAQLRPPQPALSTTLSPGPVVSPCYENILDLSRSTFRGPSPEPPPSPLQVPTYPQLTLEVPRAPEVLRSPGAPPSPCLPESCSYGSAQEKSLDKAGSESPHPGRRTPGSSSKKPSQGAGRRPGDPGYTPLRDRLVALGKLKTGPEGPEKNGVPARPGTEKSRGAGRSGESAGDMAPPAPRPPEGPDAKGALRGAVALGTNSLKQQEPGLLGDPGARVYSSHSMGARVDLEPVSPRSCLTKVELAKSRLAGALCPQVPRAPAKVPTSAPSLGKPNKSPHGSPTKLPSKSPTKVVPRPLAPPTTKEPPKPDKSKGPPWAECGSTTAQPTSPAPSPADPSQGPEGRAPHSAIEEKVMKGIEENVLRLQGQERAPGAEAKHRNTSSIASWFGLKKSKLPALNRRTETAKSKEGASGGSPLRKEVKMEARKLEAESLNISKLMAKAEDLRRALEEEKAYLSSRARPRAGGPAPGPSTGLGQVQGQLAGMYQGADTFMQQLLNRVDGKELPPKNWREPKPEYGDFQPVSSDPKNPWPACGPRNGLVGPLQGCGKPPGKPSSEPGRREEMPSEDSLAEPVPTSHFTACGSLTRTLDSGIGTFPPPDHGSNGTPSKNLPKTKPPRLDPPPGVPPARPPPLTKVPRRAHTLEREVPGIEELLVSGRHPSMPAFPALLTAAPGHRGHQACPDDPCEDPGPPPPVQLAKNWTFPNARAAGSSTDPFLCPSRQLEGLPRTPMALPMDRKQNLEPSRPAPAPQGPTFGGSRTPSTSDMGEEGRVASGGPPGLETSESLSDSLYDSLSSCGSQG; this is encoded by the exons ATGTCGGAGGCCATGGAGCAGCCAGCCACGAGTCCTGGAAAGCCGAGGCCGGGAGAGGGTGGTGACGGCGGCACAGAGACGGGCACCTGCCAGGAGCTCCTGCACCGGCTGcgggagctggag GCAGAGAACTCGGCGCTTGCCCAGGCCAATGAAAACCAGCGGGAGACCTATGAGCGCTGTCTAGATGAG GTTGCCAACCACGTGGTACAGGCGCTGCTAAACCAAAAG GACCTGCGGGAGGAGTGCATCAAGCTGAAGAAGAGGGTGTTTGACCTGGAACGGCAGAACCAGATGCTCAGCGCCCTGTTCCAGCAGAAGCTCCAGCTGACGACAGGCTCCCTCCCCCAG aTCCCACTTACCCCACTCCAGCCTCCATCAGAACCACCAGCTTCTCCCTCCTTGAGCTCTGTCGAGGGACCGACCACCTCGCTGCCTCTGGGGCACTGTACTGGACAGAGAGAG GTGTGTTGGGAGCAACAGCTGCGGCCAGGAGGCCCAGGACCCCCAGCCGCCCTGCCCCCAGCGCTGGATGCCCTGTCCCCTTTCCTTCGAAAGAAAGCCCAGATCCTGGAGGTGCTGAGAGCCCTGGAAGAGACGGACCCCTTGCTTCTTTGCTCACCTGCCACTCCCTGGCGGCCTCCAAGCGAGGGTCCTGGCTCCCCAGAGCCCATCAACGGCGAGCTGTGTGGCCCACCCCAGCCTGAACCCTCATCCTGGGCCCCCTACTTGCTACTAGGCCCTGGTAGCCTGGGAGGCCTGCTACACTGGGAGCGCCTCTTGGGGGGCCCAGGGGGGGAAGAGGGTGCTGGGCGGCCCTGGGGCCCGAGTAGAGTTTCCTCCCAGGCCCAAGGCACTGGCTCTGGGCCTCCCTGTGCCCCAGGCAGcagttcctcttcctcctctgatgAGGCAGGTGACCCCAACGAGGCACCCAGCCCTGACACCCTGCTTGGGGCCCTAGCCCGCAAACAGCTGAACTTGGGCCAGCTCCTTGAGGACACAGAGTCTTACCTACAGGCCTTCTTGGCCGGGGCTGCAGGCCCACTCAGTGGGGACCAACCAGGTCCTGGGCAGCCATCTTCCCCAGACCAGGGGCCCCCACAGCtgtccaagtccaaaggcctcCCCAAGTCAGCTTGGGGTGGGGGTACCCCAGAGGCCCACAGGCCGGGCTTTGGTGCTACCTCAGAGGGCCAggggcccctccccttcctcagcaTGTTCATGGGTGCAGGTGATGCCCCCCTGGGCTCTCGGCCTGGCCACCCCTACTCCTCATCTCAGGTGAAAAGCAAGCTCCAAATTGGCCCCCCTTCTCCTGGGGAAGCCCAGGGACCCCTTCTGCCCTCTCCAGCCAGAGGTCTCAAGTTTCTAAAGTTGCCTCCAGCCTCGGAGAAGGTGCCCAGCCCAGGAGGCCCCCAGCTCAGCCCCCAGCTTCCCCGGAACTCCCGAATTCCCTGTCGAAACAGCGGCTCAGACGGCAGCCCCTCCCCATTGCTGGCCCGCAGGGGTCTGGGTGGAGGAGAGCTGTCCCCGGAGGGGGCACAGGCCCTGCCTACCAGTCCTTCACCCTGCTCCACAGCCCTGGACTCTGCACAGTTGAGACCTCCCCAGCCAGCTTTGTCCACCACGCTGTCCCCGGGACCTGTGGTATCTCCCTGCTATGAGAACATCCTGGACCTTTCCCGGAGCACCTTTAGGGGGCCTTCCCCAGAGCCACCTCCTTCCCCACTGCAGGTACCCACCTACCCACAATTAACTCTAGAGGTGCCACGGGCCCCTGAGGTCCTCAGAAGTCCTGGAGCTCCTCCCAGCCCTTGCCTCCCAGAATCCTGCTCCTATGGGAGTGCCCAGGAGAAGAGTTTGGACAAAGCAGGCTCAGAGTCTCCCCATCCTGGCCGCAGGACCCCAGGCAGCTCATCCAAGAAGCCCAGCCAGGGGGCAGGGCGGCGACCTGGGGATCCTGGCTACACACCTCTGCGGGACAGACTGGTAGCCCTGGGGAAACTGAAGACTGGCCCTGAGGGGCCAGAGAAAAACGGGGTGCCAGCCAGACCTGGCACTGAGAAGTCCCGGGGAGCAGGGAGGTCAGGGGAGAGCGCTGGAGACatggcaccccccgcccccaggcctccCGAGGGGCCAGACGCCAAGGGGGCCTTGCGGGGGGCAGTGGCCTTAGGCACAAACAGCCTGAAGCAGCAAGAACCTGGGCTCCTGGGGGACCCCGGGGCCCGAGTCTACTCCTCCCACTCCATGGGGGCCCGGGTGGACCTGGAGCCTGTCTCACCAAGGAGCTGCCTCACCAAAGTGGAGTTGGCCAAGAGCCGGCTGGCAGGGGCCCTGTGCCCCCAGGTACCCCGTGCCCCTGCCAAAGTGCCAACCTCAGCCCCCAGCCTTGGCAAGCCCAATAAGAGCCCCCATGGCAGCCCTACAAAGCTGCCTTCCAAGTCACCCACCAAGGTGGTACCCCGACCTCTGGCCCCACCAACTACCAAGGAGCCCCCCAAGCCTGACAAGAGCAAGGGCCCACCTTGGGCAGAGTGTGGCAGCACTACCGCCCAGCCTACGTCCCCCGCGCCCAGCCCTGCTGACCCAAGCCAAGGCCCTGAGGGGCGGGCCCCACACTCCGCCATCGAGGAGAAGGTAATGAAGGGCATCGAGGAGAATGTGCTGCGGCTCCAGGGCCAGGAGCGGGCGCCAGGCGCTGAGGCCAAGCACCGCAACACCAGCAGCATTGCCAGCTGGTTTGGCCTTAAGAAGAGCAAGCTGCCAGCGCTGAACCGCCGCACAGAGACCGCCAAGAGCAAGGAGGGGGCCAGTGGGGGCTCCCCACTCCGGAAGGAAGTCAAGATGGAAGCCCGGAAGCTGGAGGCAGAGAGTCTCAACATCTCCAAGTTGATGGCTAAGGCGGAAGACCTACGCCGGGcactggaggaggagaaggcctACCTGAGCAGCAGGGCCCGGCCCCGGGCCGGAGGGCCAGCGCCAGGACCAAGTACGGGGCTGGGGCAGGTGCAGGGCCAGCTGGCTGGCATGTACCAGGGCGCAGACACCTTCATGCAGCAGCTGCTCAACAG GGTGGATGGCAAGGAGCTGCCCCCCAAGAACTGGCGGGAGCCCAAACCAGAGTATGGCGATTTCCAGCCAGTGTCCTCTGACCCCAAGAACCCCTGGCCAGCCTGTGGGCCCCGAAATGGCCTGGTGGGGCCTCTTCAGGGCTGCGGAAAACCTCCTGGAAAG CCGAGCAGCGAGCCGGGAAGGCGGGAAGAGATGCCCTCCGAGGACAGCCTGGCTGAGCCAGTGCCCACCTCACACTTCACAG cctgtggcTCCTTGACTCGAACCCTGGACAGTGGCATTGGGACCTTTCCACCCCCAGACCATGGCAGCAATGGGACCCCCAGCAAGAATCTTCCCAAGACAAAGCCACCACGGCTGGATCCCCCACCCGGAGTCCCCCCAGCTCGGCCCCCGCCCCTTACCAAAGTCCCCCGCCGCGCCCACACGCTGGAGCGTGAGGTGCCGGGCATAGAGGAACTGCTGGTGAGCGGGCGGCACCCTAGCATGCCAGCCTTCCCCGCTCTGCTCACTGCTGCTCCGGGCCACCGGGGCCATCAGGCCTGTCCTGACG ATCCGTGTGAGGACCCAGGCCCTCCCCCTCCTGTCCAGCTGGCTAAGAACTGGACCTTCCCCAATGCGAGGGCAGCCGGCAGCTCCACTGACCCTTTCCTGTGCCCATCCCGACAATTGGAGGGGCTGCCCAGGACCCCCATG gcCCTGCCCATGGACCGGaagcagaacctggagcccagcCGTCCAGCCCCTGCACCCCAGGGCCCGACGTTTGGAGGTAGCCGCACGCCCAGCACATCGGACATGGGCGAGGAAGGGAGAGTGGCCAGTGGGGGCCCCCCAGGTCTGGAGACCTCAGAGTCTCTCAGTGACTCCCTCTACGACTCGCTCTCCTCCTGTGGGAGTCAGGGCTGA
- the NCKAP5L gene encoding nck-associated protein 5-like isoform X2 has translation MFETRATLKHPDWGFSRPGGRAEHRSSKVTILASRVCASLGEEAETGAARASFTCSQGPMSEAMEQPATSPGKPRPGEGGDGGTETGTCQELLHRLRELEAENSALAQANENQRETYERCLDEVANHVVQALLNQKDLREECIKLKKRVFDLERQNQMLSALFQQKLQLTTGSLPQIPLTPLQPPSEPPASPSLSSVEGPTTSLPLGHCTGQREVCWEQQLRPGGPGPPAALPPALDALSPFLRKKAQILEVLRALEETDPLLLCSPATPWRPPSEGPGSPEPINGELCGPPQPEPSSWAPYLLLGPGSLGGLLHWERLLGGPGGEEGAGRPWGPSRVSSQAQGTGSGPPCAPGSSSSSSSDEAGDPNEAPSPDTLLGALARKQLNLGQLLEDTESYLQAFLAGAAGPLSGDQPGPGQPSSPDQGPPQLSKSKGLPKSAWGGGTPEAHRPGFGATSEGQGPLPFLSMFMGAGDAPLGSRPGHPYSSSQVKSKLQIGPPSPGEAQGPLLPSPARGLKFLKLPPASEKVPSPGGPQLSPQLPRNSRIPCRNSGSDGSPSPLLARRGLGGGELSPEGAQALPTSPSPCSTALDSAQLRPPQPALSTTLSPGPVVSPCYENILDLSRSTFRGPSPEPPPSPLQVPTYPQLTLEVPRAPEVLRSPGAPPSPCLPESCSYGSAQEKSLDKAGSESPHPGRRTPGSSSKKPSQGAGRRPGDPGYTPLRDRLVALGKLKTGPEGPEKNGVPARPGTEKSRGAGRSGESAGDMAPPAPRPPEGPDAKGALRGAVALGTNSLKQQEPGLLGDPGARVYSSHSMGARVDLEPVSPRSCLTKVELAKSRLAGALCPQVPRAPAKVPTSAPSLGKPNKSPHGSPTKLPSKSPTKVVPRPLAPPTTKEPPKPDKSKGPPWAECGSTTAQPTSPAPSPADPSQGPEGRAPHSAIEEKVMKGIEENVLRLQGQERAPGAEAKHRNTSSIASWFGLKKSKLPALNRRTETAKSKEGASGGSPLRKEVKMEARKLEAESLNISKLMAKAEDLRRALEEEKAYLSSRARPRAGGPAPGPSTGLGQVQGQLAGMYQGADTFMQQLLNRVDGKELPPKNWREPKPEYGDFQPVSSDPKNPWPACGPRNGLVGPLQGCGKPPGKPSSEPGRREEMPSEDSLAEPVPTSHFTACGSLTRTLDSGIGTFPPPDHGSNGTPSKNLPKTKPPRLDPPPGVPPARPPPLTKVPRRAHTLEREVPGIEELLVSGRHPSMPAFPALLTAAPGHRGHQACPDDPCEDPGPPPPVQLAKNWTFPNARAAGSSTDPFLCPSRQLEGLPRTPMALPMDRKQNLEPSRPAPAPQGPTFGGSRTPSTSDMGEEGRVASGGPPGLETSESLSDSLYDSLSSCGSQG, from the exons ATGTTTGAAACCAGGGCCACCCTGAAGCACCCAGATTGGGGGTTTTCCAGGCCGGGGGGTAGAGCTGAGCACAGAAGCT CCAAGGTGACCATTTTGGCTTCTAGAGTGTGTGCCAGCCtgggtgaggaggcagagacag GAGCCGCCAGGGCTTCCTTCACTTGTTCCCAGGGCCCGATGTCGGAGGCCATGGAGCAGCCAGCCACGAGTCCTGGAAAGCCGAGGCCGGGAGAGGGTGGTGACGGCGGCACAGAGACGGGCACCTGCCAGGAGCTCCTGCACCGGCTGcgggagctggag GCAGAGAACTCGGCGCTTGCCCAGGCCAATGAAAACCAGCGGGAGACCTATGAGCGCTGTCTAGATGAG GTTGCCAACCACGTGGTACAGGCGCTGCTAAACCAAAAG GACCTGCGGGAGGAGTGCATCAAGCTGAAGAAGAGGGTGTTTGACCTGGAACGGCAGAACCAGATGCTCAGCGCCCTGTTCCAGCAGAAGCTCCAGCTGACGACAGGCTCCCTCCCCCAG aTCCCACTTACCCCACTCCAGCCTCCATCAGAACCACCAGCTTCTCCCTCCTTGAGCTCTGTCGAGGGACCGACCACCTCGCTGCCTCTGGGGCACTGTACTGGACAGAGAGAG GTGTGTTGGGAGCAACAGCTGCGGCCAGGAGGCCCAGGACCCCCAGCCGCCCTGCCCCCAGCGCTGGATGCCCTGTCCCCTTTCCTTCGAAAGAAAGCCCAGATCCTGGAGGTGCTGAGAGCCCTGGAAGAGACGGACCCCTTGCTTCTTTGCTCACCTGCCACTCCCTGGCGGCCTCCAAGCGAGGGTCCTGGCTCCCCAGAGCCCATCAACGGCGAGCTGTGTGGCCCACCCCAGCCTGAACCCTCATCCTGGGCCCCCTACTTGCTACTAGGCCCTGGTAGCCTGGGAGGCCTGCTACACTGGGAGCGCCTCTTGGGGGGCCCAGGGGGGGAAGAGGGTGCTGGGCGGCCCTGGGGCCCGAGTAGAGTTTCCTCCCAGGCCCAAGGCACTGGCTCTGGGCCTCCCTGTGCCCCAGGCAGcagttcctcttcctcctctgatgAGGCAGGTGACCCCAACGAGGCACCCAGCCCTGACACCCTGCTTGGGGCCCTAGCCCGCAAACAGCTGAACTTGGGCCAGCTCCTTGAGGACACAGAGTCTTACCTACAGGCCTTCTTGGCCGGGGCTGCAGGCCCACTCAGTGGGGACCAACCAGGTCCTGGGCAGCCATCTTCCCCAGACCAGGGGCCCCCACAGCtgtccaagtccaaaggcctcCCCAAGTCAGCTTGGGGTGGGGGTACCCCAGAGGCCCACAGGCCGGGCTTTGGTGCTACCTCAGAGGGCCAggggcccctccccttcctcagcaTGTTCATGGGTGCAGGTGATGCCCCCCTGGGCTCTCGGCCTGGCCACCCCTACTCCTCATCTCAGGTGAAAAGCAAGCTCCAAATTGGCCCCCCTTCTCCTGGGGAAGCCCAGGGACCCCTTCTGCCCTCTCCAGCCAGAGGTCTCAAGTTTCTAAAGTTGCCTCCAGCCTCGGAGAAGGTGCCCAGCCCAGGAGGCCCCCAGCTCAGCCCCCAGCTTCCCCGGAACTCCCGAATTCCCTGTCGAAACAGCGGCTCAGACGGCAGCCCCTCCCCATTGCTGGCCCGCAGGGGTCTGGGTGGAGGAGAGCTGTCCCCGGAGGGGGCACAGGCCCTGCCTACCAGTCCTTCACCCTGCTCCACAGCCCTGGACTCTGCACAGTTGAGACCTCCCCAGCCAGCTTTGTCCACCACGCTGTCCCCGGGACCTGTGGTATCTCCCTGCTATGAGAACATCCTGGACCTTTCCCGGAGCACCTTTAGGGGGCCTTCCCCAGAGCCACCTCCTTCCCCACTGCAGGTACCCACCTACCCACAATTAACTCTAGAGGTGCCACGGGCCCCTGAGGTCCTCAGAAGTCCTGGAGCTCCTCCCAGCCCTTGCCTCCCAGAATCCTGCTCCTATGGGAGTGCCCAGGAGAAGAGTTTGGACAAAGCAGGCTCAGAGTCTCCCCATCCTGGCCGCAGGACCCCAGGCAGCTCATCCAAGAAGCCCAGCCAGGGGGCAGGGCGGCGACCTGGGGATCCTGGCTACACACCTCTGCGGGACAGACTGGTAGCCCTGGGGAAACTGAAGACTGGCCCTGAGGGGCCAGAGAAAAACGGGGTGCCAGCCAGACCTGGCACTGAGAAGTCCCGGGGAGCAGGGAGGTCAGGGGAGAGCGCTGGAGACatggcaccccccgcccccaggcctccCGAGGGGCCAGACGCCAAGGGGGCCTTGCGGGGGGCAGTGGCCTTAGGCACAAACAGCCTGAAGCAGCAAGAACCTGGGCTCCTGGGGGACCCCGGGGCCCGAGTCTACTCCTCCCACTCCATGGGGGCCCGGGTGGACCTGGAGCCTGTCTCACCAAGGAGCTGCCTCACCAAAGTGGAGTTGGCCAAGAGCCGGCTGGCAGGGGCCCTGTGCCCCCAGGTACCCCGTGCCCCTGCCAAAGTGCCAACCTCAGCCCCCAGCCTTGGCAAGCCCAATAAGAGCCCCCATGGCAGCCCTACAAAGCTGCCTTCCAAGTCACCCACCAAGGTGGTACCCCGACCTCTGGCCCCACCAACTACCAAGGAGCCCCCCAAGCCTGACAAGAGCAAGGGCCCACCTTGGGCAGAGTGTGGCAGCACTACCGCCCAGCCTACGTCCCCCGCGCCCAGCCCTGCTGACCCAAGCCAAGGCCCTGAGGGGCGGGCCCCACACTCCGCCATCGAGGAGAAGGTAATGAAGGGCATCGAGGAGAATGTGCTGCGGCTCCAGGGCCAGGAGCGGGCGCCAGGCGCTGAGGCCAAGCACCGCAACACCAGCAGCATTGCCAGCTGGTTTGGCCTTAAGAAGAGCAAGCTGCCAGCGCTGAACCGCCGCACAGAGACCGCCAAGAGCAAGGAGGGGGCCAGTGGGGGCTCCCCACTCCGGAAGGAAGTCAAGATGGAAGCCCGGAAGCTGGAGGCAGAGAGTCTCAACATCTCCAAGTTGATGGCTAAGGCGGAAGACCTACGCCGGGcactggaggaggagaaggcctACCTGAGCAGCAGGGCCCGGCCCCGGGCCGGAGGGCCAGCGCCAGGACCAAGTACGGGGCTGGGGCAGGTGCAGGGCCAGCTGGCTGGCATGTACCAGGGCGCAGACACCTTCATGCAGCAGCTGCTCAACAG GGTGGATGGCAAGGAGCTGCCCCCCAAGAACTGGCGGGAGCCCAAACCAGAGTATGGCGATTTCCAGCCAGTGTCCTCTGACCCCAAGAACCCCTGGCCAGCCTGTGGGCCCCGAAATGGCCTGGTGGGGCCTCTTCAGGGCTGCGGAAAACCTCCTGGAAAG CCGAGCAGCGAGCCGGGAAGGCGGGAAGAGATGCCCTCCGAGGACAGCCTGGCTGAGCCAGTGCCCACCTCACACTTCACAG cctgtggcTCCTTGACTCGAACCCTGGACAGTGGCATTGGGACCTTTCCACCCCCAGACCATGGCAGCAATGGGACCCCCAGCAAGAATCTTCCCAAGACAAAGCCACCACGGCTGGATCCCCCACCCGGAGTCCCCCCAGCTCGGCCCCCGCCCCTTACCAAAGTCCCCCGCCGCGCCCACACGCTGGAGCGTGAGGTGCCGGGCATAGAGGAACTGCTGGTGAGCGGGCGGCACCCTAGCATGCCAGCCTTCCCCGCTCTGCTCACTGCTGCTCCGGGCCACCGGGGCCATCAGGCCTGTCCTGACG ATCCGTGTGAGGACCCAGGCCCTCCCCCTCCTGTCCAGCTGGCTAAGAACTGGACCTTCCCCAATGCGAGGGCAGCCGGCAGCTCCACTGACCCTTTCCTGTGCCCATCCCGACAATTGGAGGGGCTGCCCAGGACCCCCATG gcCCTGCCCATGGACCGGaagcagaacctggagcccagcCGTCCAGCCCCTGCACCCCAGGGCCCGACGTTTGGAGGTAGCCGCACGCCCAGCACATCGGACATGGGCGAGGAAGGGAGAGTGGCCAGTGGGGGCCCCCCAGGTCTGGAGACCTCAGAGTCTCTCAGTGACTCCCTCTACGACTCGCTCTCCTCCTGTGGGAGTCAGGGCTGA